The DNA window TGCCGACCTCTCGGGCAAGGCCTGGAACCCGGCGAAGCCCATCATCGAATGGGACGGCAGCCGCTGGGTCGGCATCGATGTGCCGGACTATGGGCCGACGACGAAGCCGTCCGACGCGGTTGGACCCTTCATCATGAACGCGGAGGGCACGGCGCGCCTGTTCGCGCGCAGCACGATGGCGGAAGGCCCGTTCCCGGAACATTACGAGCCGTTCGAGTCGCCGGCGACCAACCTCCTGCACCCGAAGGTCAAGTCGAACCCGGCGGCGCGCGTGTTCGACCATGACCGGGCCAACTTCGGCACGGCGGCGGAGTTCCCCTATGTGGCGACGACCTATCGCCTCACCGAGCATTTCCACTATTGGACCAAGCACGCGCTCATCAATGCCGTGCTGCAGCCGGAGGAATTCGTCGAGGTTGGCGAGGCGCTGGCCAAGGAGAAGGGCATCGAGCAGGGCGGCTGGGTGCGCGTCTTCTCCAAGCGCGGCGCGATCGTGTGCAAGGCCTATGTGACGAAGCGCATCAAGCCGCTGATGGTCGACGGCAAGCCGACCCACGTGATCGGCGTGCCGCTGCATTGGGGCTTCACCGGCCAGGCGCGCAAGGGCTACGGCGCCAATACGCTGACGCCCTCGGTCGGCGACGCCAATACCCAGACGCCGGAGTTCAAGGCGTTCCTGGTCAATATCGAAAAGACAAGCGCCCCGGTGGCCTGATCCCGCGGCCTGAAGGAGCCAATGATGGCAGATCTGCAGTCCCAGGATTACATCCGACGCTCGGCGACGACGCTGACACCGCCGTCGGTGCGCCACCATGAGCAGGAGGTGGCGAAGCTGATCGACGTCAGCCGCTGCATCGGCTGCAAGGCGTGCCAGTCGGCCTGCATGGAATGGAACGACCTCAGGCCCGAGGTCGGGCACTTCGAGGGTGCCTACGATAACCCGGCCGACCTCGGGCCGAGTGCGTGGACGCTCATGCGCTTCACCGAGTACGAGAACGAGCAGGGCAATCTCGAGTGGCTGATCCGCAAGGACGGCTGCATGCATTGCGAGGACCCGGGCTGCCTCAAGGCATGCCCGGCGCCGGGCGCCATCGTGCAATACGCCAACGGCATCGTCGACTTCATCAGCGAGAACTGCATCGGCTGCGGCTATTGCGTCAAAGGCTGCCCGTTCGATATCCCGCGCATCAGCCCCGTCGACCACAAGTCCTATAAGTGCACGCTCTGCTCGGACCGTGTCGGCGTCGGCCTCGAGCCGGCCTGCGTCAAGGCGTGCCCGACCGGCGCCATCATGTTCGGCGCCAAGACGGACATGCAGGTCTGGGCCGGCGAGCGGGTCGAGGATCTGAAGTCGCGCGGCTTCGAGCATGCCGGGCTCTACGATCCGCCGGGCGTCGGCGGCACGCACGTGATGTATGTCCTGCACCATGCCGACAAGCCGTCGCTCTATGCCGGGCTGCCGGACGAGCCGAAGATCAGCGACTTCGTCGGCTTCTGGAAGGGGGCGATCAAGCCGCTGGCGCTTGCCGGCGTGGCGCTCACGGCGGTGGCCGGGTTCTTCCACTGGATCGTCGCCGGGCCGAACGAGGTGCAGCCGGAGGACGAGGCCGAGGCGCGGCATCTGCTCGAGGGTAAGGAGCGCAGGTCATGAGCTACCCCAAGGGCACCATGATCCGCCACACGACCACGACGCGGATCAATCACTGGATCACCGGCGGCTGCTTCGTGCTGCTGCTGCTGTCGGGCCTGTCGATGTTCCACCCGATGCTGTTCTTCCTGTCGGCCCTGTTCGGCGGCGGGCAATGGACGCGCGCGATCCATCCGTGGATCGGCGTCTTGCTGTTCCTGAGTTACGCCGGCCTCATCGTGCAGTTCTGGCGCGAGAACCTGCCGAACCGTGCCGACCTCGACTGGACGCTGGCCCTCAACAAGGTGCTCGTGAACGAGGAGGAGGGCGTGCCCGAGGTGGCGCGCTTCAACGCCGGCCAGAAATTCGTCTTCTGGTCCATGGCGCTGCTGGTGCCGGTGCTGTTCTTCACCGGTCTCGTGATCTGGGAATATTATTTCTTCCCCTACACCTCGATCGAGGTGCAGCGCGTGGCGCTCTTGATCCACAGCCTCGCCGCGATTGGCGCGATCATCGTCTGGATCATCCATGTCTATGCCGCACTCTGGGTCAAGGGCTCGATGCGCGCGATGACCCAGGGCT is part of the Aliidongia dinghuensis genome and encodes:
- a CDS encoding formate dehydrogenase subunit gamma, giving the protein MSYPKGTMIRHTTTTRINHWITGGCFVLLLLSGLSMFHPMLFFLSALFGGGQWTRAIHPWIGVLLFLSYAGLIVQFWRENLPNRADLDWTLALNKVLVNEEEGVPEVARFNAGQKFVFWSMALLVPVLFFTGLVIWEYYFFPYTSIEVQRVALLIHSLAAIGAIIVWIIHVYAALWVKGSMRAMTQGYVTPGWAWRHHRKWFRSLAETGSPGPTPRITTPRTTREGR
- the fdxH gene encoding formate dehydrogenase subunit beta, whose product is MMADLQSQDYIRRSATTLTPPSVRHHEQEVAKLIDVSRCIGCKACQSACMEWNDLRPEVGHFEGAYDNPADLGPSAWTLMRFTEYENEQGNLEWLIRKDGCMHCEDPGCLKACPAPGAIVQYANGIVDFISENCIGCGYCVKGCPFDIPRISPVDHKSYKCTLCSDRVGVGLEPACVKACPTGAIMFGAKTDMQVWAGERVEDLKSRGFEHAGLYDPPGVGGTHVMYVLHHADKPSLYAGLPDEPKISDFVGFWKGAIKPLALAGVALTAVAGFFHWIVAGPNEVQPEDEAEARHLLEGKERRS